In Calothrix sp. PCC 7507, one DNA window encodes the following:
- a CDS encoding C2HC-type zinc finger protein: MCNAWNHSPLCNCGWGGVDYGTQGYGNLLSLSLENVINCSRNSNILKDEEAKTFPVSCPWCGTIVFYHTNGFGDSVYFDSLGYPWQIHECFKRYWENKKALLKTNLNSPEINHDSGFFGMTVNQQKRLILVGAARKIPNVIVGEFLIYRMTEESLAKQMTISMQHLRNIYGHLYITETAGIKILSDEELEPIVKSKVKPNTIINQQRVVSLVRSEVKPNTITNQQQVVPIKSNQKNKRIPCPYCKRNIRSDRLKKHIKNKCVVKNSR, translated from the coding sequence ATGTGTAATGCGTGGAATCACTCACCTTTGTGTAATTGTGGCTGGGGAGGAGTTGATTACGGGACTCAGGGCTATGGAAACTTGCTCTCACTTAGCCTTGAAAATGTAATAAATTGCAGCCGTAATTCAAATATTCTAAAAGATGAGGAAGCAAAAACATTTCCAGTTTCTTGTCCGTGGTGTGGAACAATAGTTTTCTATCATACCAACGGATTTGGTGATTCGGTTTACTTTGATAGCTTAGGCTATCCTTGGCAAATCCACGAATGTTTTAAGAGGTATTGGGAAAATAAGAAAGCTTTATTAAAAACAAATTTAAACTCGCCTGAAATCAATCATGATTCTGGCTTTTTTGGTATGACAGTCAATCAGCAGAAACGATTAATACTGGTAGGGGCTGCTCGTAAAATTCCAAATGTGATAGTAGGAGAATTTCTCATTTATAGAATGACAGAAGAATCCCTAGCAAAACAGATGACAATTTCTATGCAACATTTAAGAAATATTTATGGACACTTATATATTACGGAAACTGCTGGAATAAAGATTTTGTCAGATGAAGAATTAGAGCCTATAGTAAAATCGAAAGTTAAACCCAATACAATTATTAATCAGCAACGAGTCGTTTCTCTAGTAAGATCAGAAGTTAAACCCAATACAATTACTAATCAGCAACAAGTTGTTCCTATTAAATCTAATCAAAAAAATAAGCGTATTCCGTGTCCATATTGTAAACGTAACATTAGAAGCGACCGATTAAAAAAACACATCAAAAATAAGTGTGTAGTAAAAAATAGTCGCTGA
- a CDS encoding type II toxin-antitoxin system RelE/ParE family toxin, with amino-acid sequence MKLEFSVSAVRDLIRLREFIAVHNPKAAERISLRLRQAIGKLVLHPDIGRSLRDLENVRELVAGDYVIRYLRLEDVIFVLRIWHGKEFRDINISD; translated from the coding sequence ATGAAGCTTGAGTTTTCAGTAAGTGCCGTTAGGGATTTGATTCGGTTGAGAGAGTTTATTGCCGTTCATAATCCAAAAGCCGCAGAACGCATATCACTTCGGCTGAGACAGGCAATTGGAAAACTGGTACTGCATCCCGATATCGGACGTTCTCTCCGGGATCTGGAAAACGTCCGGGAATTAGTGGCTGGTGATTATGTGATTCGATACCTACGCCTTGAAGATGTAATCTTTGTGCTACGAATATGGCATGGTAAGGAATTTCGGGATATCAACATCTCCGACTAA
- a CDS encoding CopG family ribbon-helix-helix protein yields MSTTSFRLDDDLQEKLDSTATRLQRSRGWIINNALRQYIEREEQKQRMLEETEEAIADIKAGRIVSGEEVMQWLETWGTSTDTKAPLV; encoded by the coding sequence ATGAGTACCACAAGCTTTCGGCTAGATGATGACCTGCAAGAAAAACTGGACAGTACCGCTACTCGTCTCCAGCGTTCTAGGGGTTGGATCATCAACAATGCCTTACGCCAGTACATTGAGCGTGAGGAGCAGAAACAGCGAATGCTGGAAGAAACAGAAGAGGCGATCGCCGACATCAAGGCGGGTAGAATAGTCTCAGGGGAAGAGGTAATGCAGTGGCTAGAAACCTGGGGAACTTCAACTGATACCAAGGCTCCTTTGGTATGA
- a CDS encoding glycosyltransferase family 2 protein: protein MPANSWPENDSSKKLEPLSSLLSDLSATEESVVNAEPVFLSSRFQGRRRKAALVLILVWGGTIALHLVSWGAIFILGLTTILGIHALKVVFAKPLRHPKLIEGDLPFVSVLVAAKNEEAVIGRLVKNLCTLEYPDGQYEVWIIDDHSSDRTPQLLAQLAQEYPQLKVLRRSAQATGGKSGALNQVLPLTKGEIIAVFDADAQVKPDFLQQIIPVFQKEQVGAVQMRKAIANAPENFWTQGQMAEMAVDTYLQQQRIAISGIGELRGNGQLVRRQALESCGGWNEETITDDLDLTIRLHLDKWDIECMFQPAVAEEGVTTAIALWHQRNRWAEGGYQRYLDYGDLILQNRMGTAKSWDLLVFMLIMYILPTAAVPDLLMAIAWHHLPILSPITTLSVAISLLGMFAGLKQISQQQEFNISAYFRFLVQTLRGTVYMLHWFVVMSSTTFRMAIQPKRLKWVKTVHTGTVNNELDN from the coding sequence ATGCCAGCGAATTCCTGGCCTGAAAACGATTCTAGTAAAAAGCTTGAGCCTCTCAGCTCTCTGTTGTCTGACCTTTCAGCCACTGAAGAGTCAGTGGTAAATGCAGAACCTGTTTTTTTATCATCCCGGTTTCAAGGACGTAGACGCAAAGCGGCTCTAGTTTTGATACTAGTCTGGGGTGGCACGATCGCCCTGCATTTAGTTTCTTGGGGTGCAATATTCATACTAGGACTGACTACGATTTTAGGCATTCATGCTTTAAAGGTGGTATTTGCCAAACCCCTTCGTCATCCCAAACTTATAGAGGGAGATTTGCCTTTTGTCTCTGTGTTAGTGGCAGCAAAAAATGAGGAAGCGGTAATTGGCAGGTTGGTCAAAAATCTTTGCACTTTGGAATATCCAGATGGGCAGTATGAAGTCTGGATCATTGACGATCATAGCAGCGATCGCACGCCGCAGTTATTGGCTCAATTAGCTCAGGAATACCCCCAACTCAAGGTATTAAGGCGTTCAGCACAAGCTACTGGCGGTAAGTCGGGGGCGCTGAATCAGGTATTGCCGCTAACTAAGGGTGAGATAATTGCTGTATTTGATGCTGATGCTCAGGTGAAACCAGACTTTTTGCAACAGATAATACCTGTGTTTCAAAAAGAACAGGTAGGTGCAGTGCAAATGCGAAAAGCTATAGCCAACGCCCCAGAAAATTTTTGGACTCAGGGACAAATGGCAGAGATGGCCGTTGATACCTATTTACAGCAACAACGCATTGCTATTAGTGGTATTGGCGAACTGCGGGGAAATGGTCAATTAGTCCGACGCCAAGCCTTGGAAAGTTGCGGCGGCTGGAATGAAGAAACCATCACCGATGATTTAGATTTAACCATCCGCTTACATCTTGACAAATGGGACATTGAATGCATGTTCCAGCCAGCGGTAGCAGAAGAAGGGGTGACAACAGCGATCGCCCTTTGGCATCAGCGCAACCGTTGGGCAGAAGGCGGATATCAGCGCTACTTAGATTATGGGGATTTAATTCTCCAAAACCGCATGGGGACTGCCAAAAGCTGGGATTTGCTGGTATTTATGCTGATTATGTATATCTTACCGACAGCAGCAGTACCAGATTTATTAATGGCGATCGCTTGGCATCATCTGCCCATACTCAGCCCCATCACTACACTATCGGTGGCGATCTCATTGCTGGGCATGTTTGCGGGTTTGAAGCAGATCAGTCAACAGCAGGAATTCAATATTTCTGCATATTTTCGCTTCCTAGTGCAAACACTACGCGGCACTGTATATATGCTCCACTGGTTTGTAGTCATGAGCAGCACTACCTTCCGCATGGCAATACAGCCCAAGCGTTTGAAGTGGGTGAAAACTGTGCATACAGGAACAGTAAACAATGAACTTGATAACTGA
- a CDS encoding HigA family addiction module antitoxin — protein MIHTRKPRHPGALIKRQYLEPLEMSITQLAEILGVSRKTISEIVNERAGVTAIMALRLGKAFQTSPELWLNLQLKYDLWNASQESEKLSNISPINL, from the coding sequence ATGATACACACCAGAAAACCAAGACATCCAGGTGCTTTAATTAAGCGTCAATATCTAGAACCTTTAGAAATGAGTATCACCCAGCTAGCTGAGATTTTGGGGGTGTCTCGTAAAACAATCTCTGAAATTGTCAATGAACGTGCTGGAGTCACCGCAATTATGGCTCTTAGGTTAGGAAAAGCATTCCAAACTAGTCCAGAACTTTGGTTAAATCTACAATTAAAATACGACCTTTGGAACGCTTCACAAGAGTCTGAAAAATTAAGTAATATATCTCCTATTAATCTATAG
- a CDS encoding type II toxin-antitoxin system RelE/ParE family toxin — protein sequence MIKTFKHKGLKNLFEDDDRSGVQPKHAEKLLDILDRLDAAIDIEDMRYPGSKLHQLKGDRKGEWSISVSGNWRVTFEFENGDAYVVNYEDYH from the coding sequence TTGATTAAAACATTTAAGCATAAAGGACTGAAGAATCTTTTTGAAGATGATGATAGAAGTGGTGTTCAGCCCAAACACGCCGAAAAATTACTAGACATCCTTGATAGACTTGATGCGGCGATCGATATTGAAGATATGCGATACCCAGGCTCTAAGCTTCACCAGTTAAAAGGTGATCGTAAAGGTGAATGGTCAATATCAGTATCTGGAAATTGGCGCGTGACCTTTGAATTTGAAAACGGTGATGCTTACGTTGTTAATTACGAAGATTACCATTAG
- the ebsA gene encoding type IV pilus biogenesis protein EbsA: MTIEQLQPATQQQASVYLPYIQGNRRNFLPYAISLYQKGVLEGHRKIESGDNIPFVASWNVATLPSDLTRCRLQFDAEADLSYEVMMASFEFITFLIELMENYKRYRLTDFSQAFYRKLLRVDE, encoded by the coding sequence ATGACTATTGAGCAACTCCAGCCTGCCACTCAGCAACAAGCAAGTGTTTACTTACCTTACATCCAGGGTAACAGGCGTAATTTCTTACCCTATGCCATTAGTCTTTATCAAAAAGGTGTTTTGGAAGGACATCGCAAAATAGAATCTGGTGACAATATCCCTTTTGTTGCCTCTTGGAATGTAGCTACTTTACCTTCAGATTTAACCCGTTGCCGATTACAGTTCGATGCCGAAGCTGATCTCAGCTATGAAGTCATGATGGCAAGTTTCGAGTTTATTACTTTTTTAATTGAACTTATGGAAAACTATAAGCGCTATCGCCTAACGGATTTTTCCCAAGCTTTTTATCGTAAACTGCTGCGTGTAGATGAATAA
- a CDS encoding phosphotransacetylase family protein: MPKSAKYLLIGSTETYSGKSATVLGLSHQLKQKGLDITYGKPLGTCLNASSGTVVEEDVQFIAHSLNLPANRVAPTMLALDELSVQKRLRGEDKTDYQQSLAQQYLPTSQGDLVLLEGPGDLEEGKLFDLSLLQTAEILDAGVLLVTRYKSLLSVEALLSAKERVGDRLIGVVLNDIPTEQIATVETLLRPFLEQQGIPVLAILPKSDLLRSVSVGELVKQLKAEVLCGSDRLDLLVESLAIGAMNVNSAVKYFRKRRNMAVVTGGDRVEIQQAALETSTQCLILTGQLPPPAFILNRAEELEIPILSVDLDTLTTVEIVDRTFGQVRLHEPIKVQCISQLMGEHFDMERLLSKLGLNPAAALS, from the coding sequence GTGCCAAAATCCGCGAAATATTTGCTGATTGGATCAACTGAGACTTACAGCGGTAAATCTGCCACAGTTTTAGGTTTGTCTCATCAGCTAAAGCAAAAAGGACTGGATATTACCTATGGCAAACCGCTAGGTACGTGTTTAAATGCGTCTAGTGGTACTGTGGTTGAGGAAGATGTCCAGTTCATTGCTCACAGCCTCAATCTGCCAGCAAACCGTGTTGCACCCACAATGCTGGCTTTGGATGAACTAAGTGTGCAAAAACGCCTACGCGGTGAAGACAAAACCGATTATCAGCAATCTTTAGCACAGCAATATTTGCCAACTTCCCAAGGAGATTTGGTTTTGCTAGAGGGGCCTGGTGATTTGGAGGAAGGCAAGCTGTTTGATTTGTCTTTGCTGCAAACGGCGGAAATATTAGATGCTGGTGTGCTGTTAGTAACTCGTTACAAATCACTGCTTTCTGTGGAAGCACTTTTATCTGCTAAAGAGCGTGTGGGCGATCGCTTAATTGGTGTGGTGCTGAATGATATCCCTACTGAGCAAATAGCCACTGTAGAAACGCTCTTGCGGCCGTTTTTGGAACAGCAAGGTATTCCCGTGTTAGCAATCTTGCCAAAAAGCGATTTGCTACGCAGTGTCAGCGTCGGGGAACTAGTCAAGCAATTAAAGGCCGAGGTTCTTTGTGGGAGCGATCGCTTAGATTTACTCGTCGAAAGTCTAGCTATTGGTGCGATGAACGTCAATTCTGCTGTGAAATATTTCCGTAAACGCCGGAATATGGCAGTGGTGACAGGAGGCGATCGCGTGGAAATTCAGCAAGCAGCTTTAGAAACTTCCACCCAATGCCTCATCCTCACCGGACAATTACCACCTCCCGCATTTATTCTCAATCGCGCCGAAGAACTAGAAATTCCCATTTTATCGGTCGATTTAGATACACTCACCACTGTGGAAATTGTTGACCGCACTTTTGGTCAAGTGCGCCTCCACGAACCGATTAAGGTGCAATGCATTTCTCAGTTAATGGGTGAGCATTTTGACATGGAACGCCTGCTATCTAAACTAGGTCTAAATCCAGCAGCAGCATTGTCTTGA
- a CDS encoding MAPEG family protein, with translation MNIFLYAIAAATVLIYLPFLPVAYARVQIGFEALSTPRAMLDKLPPYAQRATWAHQNSFEAFMLFAPAALMAYVTGVNSPLATTAAFAFLVARLLYSIFYILNIPLLRSLTFAIGSLSSGTLIVLSIIQANS, from the coding sequence ATGAATATTTTTTTGTACGCTATTGCTGCGGCTACAGTGTTAATTTATCTGCCTTTTTTGCCAGTAGCCTATGCGCGTGTGCAGATTGGATTCGAGGCTTTGTCTACTCCTCGTGCCATGTTGGATAAGTTACCACCATACGCTCAACGGGCTACCTGGGCACATCAAAATTCTTTTGAAGCGTTTATGTTGTTTGCTCCAGCAGCATTGATGGCATACGTCACAGGCGTGAATTCTCCACTGGCAACAACGGCAGCCTTTGCTTTCCTTGTGGCTCGGCTTCTATACTCGATTTTCTATATTTTGAATATACCCCTATTGCGATCGCTCACATTTGCTATTGGCTCCCTCAGTTCTGGGACTCTCATTGTTTTGAGTATCATCCAAGCTAATAGCTAA
- a CDS encoding YajQ family cyclic di-GMP-binding protein, with amino-acid sequence MASTFSFDIVSDFDRQELVNAVDQVVREIKSRYDLKDTATTIELGEDNITVSTDSDFTLESVHTILREKAAKRNLSQKIFEFGKVESASGNRVREEIKLKKGISQEIAKQISKLIRDEFKKVQASIQGDAVRVTAKAKDDLQTVIQRLKEEDYPVALQFTNYR; translated from the coding sequence ATGGCTTCCACCTTTTCTTTTGACATTGTGAGCGACTTTGACCGCCAAGAACTGGTCAACGCTGTCGATCAAGTTGTGCGAGAAATCAAAAGCCGTTACGACCTCAAAGATACTGCAACGACTATCGAGTTAGGGGAAGATAACATCACTGTCAGTACCGACAGCGATTTTACATTAGAGTCTGTACACACAATTCTCCGAGAAAAAGCCGCTAAACGTAACCTCTCTCAAAAAATCTTTGAATTTGGCAAGGTTGAATCAGCCAGTGGGAACCGGGTACGTGAAGAAATCAAACTCAAAAAAGGTATTAGCCAAGAAATCGCCAAACAAATTTCCAAATTGATTCGAGATGAATTCAAAAAAGTCCAAGCCTCGATTCAAGGTGATGCTGTGCGAGTCACAGCCAAAGCCAAGGATGATTTGCAAACTGTCATCCAGCGGTTGAAAGAAGAAGATTACCCTGTAGCTTTGCAATTTACCAATTATCGTTAA
- a CDS encoding glutathione S-transferase family protein — protein MLKLYGGTRSRASIVQWYLEELGVPYEFVKLDMQAGEHRQPDYLTINPIGKVPAIIDGDLRLWESGAILLYLADKYGKNATSPEERAIAAQWTLFANATLGPGIFGEATREKEMPRLLAPLNEIFARQPFLLGDEFTVADVAVGSILTYIPIMLKLDLSAYPAVLEYMTRVSERPAFQKSIGGRS, from the coding sequence ATGTTAAAACTTTATGGTGGCACTCGTAGCCGCGCTTCAATTGTGCAGTGGTATTTAGAGGAATTAGGAGTTCCCTACGAATTCGTCAAGCTTGATATGCAAGCAGGCGAACATCGCCAACCTGATTATCTAACAATTAATCCCATAGGTAAAGTCCCCGCAATTATCGATGGGGATTTACGGCTGTGGGAATCAGGGGCAATTTTGCTGTATCTCGCTGATAAGTATGGCAAAAATGCCACTTCCCCAGAAGAACGCGCTATTGCAGCCCAGTGGACTTTATTTGCCAATGCTACCCTCGGCCCAGGCATATTTGGAGAAGCCACTAGAGAAAAGGAAATGCCTCGTTTATTAGCTCCTTTAAATGAAATTTTTGCACGGCAACCTTTTTTGTTGGGCGATGAATTCACCGTTGCTGATGTCGCAGTCGGGTCTATCCTGACTTATATCCCCATCATGTTGAAGCTAGATTTGAGCGCTTACCCAGCCGTATTAGAATACATGACGCGGGTATCCGAGCGCCCCGCATTTCAAAAAAGCATTGGCGGACGCTCTTAA
- a CDS encoding tetratricopeptide repeat protein: MNNHSFLASGDQGNYIYNFVVNSNFRYRGHGDNSCDESALGDGYLRSCALQLAQEGDYREAIALLSQLIDRHPQNAVDYNNRGLIYFQSGERQKALSDYNTALQLNPKLASAYNNRANYYAAGGELAAAIADYDQAIDLNPSYVRAWINRGITWRDLGQYEEAIENFEIALLFGQLEGHIWAERGRTYHLWGDWNCAIADYRRAMTQLPTTKGKRDISSDHLLLQLDIWLNELLFP; the protein is encoded by the coding sequence ATGAATAATCACTCATTTTTAGCATCGGGCGATCAGGGAAATTATATATATAACTTTGTAGTTAATAGTAATTTCAGATATCGGGGACACGGAGATAATAGCTGTGATGAATCAGCTTTAGGGGACGGCTACTTACGCTCTTGTGCTTTACAGTTGGCGCAAGAAGGGGATTACAGAGAGGCGATCGCCCTTTTAAGCCAACTCATTGATCGTCATCCCCAGAATGCCGTTGATTACAACAACCGGGGGCTGATTTATTTTCAAAGCGGTGAAAGGCAAAAAGCTCTCTCCGACTACAACACAGCGCTACAACTCAATCCTAAGTTGGCGAGTGCTTATAATAATCGGGCAAATTATTACGCCGCCGGTGGAGAATTAGCTGCAGCGATCGCCGACTACGATCAAGCGATCGATTTAAATCCTAGTTATGTCCGCGCCTGGATTAATCGCGGCATCACCTGGCGTGATTTGGGGCAATATGAGGAGGCTATCGAGAATTTTGAGATAGCATTGCTTTTCGGTCAATTGGAGGGTCATATTTGGGCAGAGAGAGGCAGAACGTATCATCTCTGGGGTGATTGGAATTGTGCGATCGCTGATTATCGCCGTGCAATGACTCAACTACCTACCACAAAAGGTAAAAGGGATATTTCTAGTGACCACTTGCTTTTACAACTTGACATTTGGTTGAACGAACTGCTTTTTCCTTAG
- the psaM gene encoding photosystem I reaction center subunit XII, with protein sequence MSDTQVYIALVVALIPGVLAWRLATELYK encoded by the coding sequence TTGTCAGATACTCAAGTATATATTGCCCTTGTTGTGGCGTTGATTCCAGGAGTTCTCGCTTGGCGTTTAGCCACGGAACTTTACAAATAA
- a CDS encoding FGGY-family carbohydrate kinase, with protein MDLYLGIDFGTSGARAIVIDDQACIQAEVRYPWDSSSISDLVTSWQTALLTLLTYIPDELRREIRAIAINGTSSTVLLSDGNGQPVDTPLLYNDARGSVMLEHLRNIAPPNHTVLSATSSLAKLLWMSQLPTFSQAKYFLHQADWLAFLLHGVLGISDYHNALKLGYDVEQLKYPEWLEKLQITIQLPKVLPPGTPIAKLRPEIAKQFAFPDDCLVCAGTTDSIAAFLASGAKLPGQAVTSLGSTLVLKLLSRTRVEDSRYGIYSHRLGDLWLTGGASNTGGAVLRQFFTDAELESLSREIDSSKASPLDYYPLLKAGDRFPINDPNLPPRLTPRPDNPVEFLHGLLESISRIEARGYELLQQLGADLLTHVYTAGGGATNKTWAAIRRRNLKVRIKASANTEAAYGTALLAMRGGLETGDWGSGRVRE; from the coding sequence ATGGATTTGTATCTGGGGATTGACTTTGGGACATCTGGCGCACGGGCGATAGTGATTGATGATCAAGCTTGTATCCAAGCAGAAGTGCGGTACCCTTGGGATAGTTCGTCTATCTCTGACTTAGTAACTAGCTGGCAGACAGCTTTGTTAACCCTGTTAACTTATATCCCTGATGAGTTAAGGCGAGAAATTAGAGCGATCGCTATTAATGGTACTTCTTCCACCGTCTTATTGAGCGATGGTAATGGCCAGCCTGTAGATACACCATTACTCTACAACGACGCGCGGGGATCAGTGATGCTAGAGCATTTGAGGAATATCGCTCCCCCCAATCACACTGTGTTGAGTGCTACCTCAAGCCTAGCCAAACTTCTGTGGATGTCACAATTACCTACTTTTAGTCAAGCGAAATATTTCTTACATCAAGCCGACTGGCTAGCATTTCTCCTACACGGGGTTCTGGGTATTAGCGACTACCATAATGCTTTAAAGCTGGGTTATGACGTTGAACAGTTAAAATACCCGGAATGGCTAGAAAAGCTGCAAATAACAATTCAATTACCCAAAGTTCTACCGCCTGGTACTCCCATTGCCAAATTACGTCCGGAAATTGCCAAGCAGTTCGCTTTCCCTGATGATTGTCTAGTATGTGCTGGCACTACTGATAGTATTGCGGCTTTTCTCGCCAGTGGTGCGAAATTACCAGGTCAAGCGGTGACTTCTCTGGGTTCAACGCTAGTACTGAAACTATTGAGTCGTACCCGCGTTGAAGATTCACGATACGGGATTTATAGCCATCGCTTGGGTGATTTGTGGCTGACTGGTGGTGCTTCTAATACTGGGGGTGCAGTATTAAGGCAATTTTTCACTGATGCTGAGTTAGAAAGCCTCAGTCGCGAGATTGATAGCTCCAAAGCCAGCCCGCTAGATTATTATCCGTTGTTGAAAGCAGGCGATCGCTTTCCAATTAACGACCCCAATCTACCCCCACGGTTGACACCTCGCCCAGATAATCCCGTGGAATTTCTGCATGGATTATTAGAAAGTATCTCCCGAATAGAAGCACGTGGATACGAATTATTACAACAGCTAGGGGCTGACCTGTTAACCCATGTTTACACTGCTGGAGGTGGTGCTACCAATAAAACTTGGGCTGCTATTCGTAGAAGGAATTTAAAGGTACGCATAAAAGCGTCGGCCAACACAGAAGCCGCTTATGGAACAGCCCTGTTAGCAATGCGTGGGGGACTGGAGACTGGGGACTGGGGGAGTGGAAGAGTGAGGGAATAA
- a CDS encoding N-acetylglucosamine kinase, protein MSYVLGIDGGGSKTVCVLMDRTRQVLGRGEAGASNYQSIGIPATSQSIQSAIQSAINNALNITKPIKISAICLGLAGVGRTADIEVIKGIVQDLQHNQLLSITWELPAANILICNDALIALVGGIGHSVCIVVAVGTGSIVFGRNHRGITKRVGGWGYILGDEGSAYKIAVAGMQAALKAYDGREKKTSLVECFQKYLDLDSIEDLIEVIYRRDWGVNKIANLAQIVDLVAALGDQVANQIIDDAVQELVKATSTVIEAIFNPDSILEVVTTGSVWKSRCKMHERFSASLVEKFPRVKVIFPRYEPTYGAGLLALKKLTDNC, encoded by the coding sequence ATGAGTTATGTTTTAGGAATAGATGGTGGTGGTAGCAAAACTGTTTGTGTATTGATGGATAGAACACGTCAAGTGTTAGGTCGTGGTGAAGCAGGTGCATCTAATTATCAAAGCATAGGTATTCCAGCAACATCGCAATCAATTCAATCTGCAATTCAATCAGCTATAAATAATGCATTAAATATTACAAAACCTATAAAAATTTCAGCGATTTGCTTAGGATTAGCAGGTGTAGGTCGTACAGCAGATATTGAAGTTATTAAAGGTATAGTGCAAGATTTACAGCATAACCAATTGCTATCTATTACCTGGGAATTACCAGCAGCTAATATTCTAATTTGTAATGATGCTTTAATTGCTTTAGTTGGTGGAATTGGTCATAGTGTATGTATTGTGGTAGCTGTAGGTACAGGCTCTATAGTTTTTGGACGAAATCATCGGGGAATTACTAAACGAGTTGGTGGTTGGGGATATATTTTAGGAGATGAAGGTAGCGCTTATAAAATTGCTGTTGCTGGTATGCAAGCGGCTTTAAAAGCCTATGACGGACGGGAGAAAAAAACCAGCCTAGTAGAGTGTTTTCAAAAGTATCTTGACCTAGATAGTATAGAAGATTTAATTGAAGTAATATATCGCCGAGACTGGGGAGTTAACAAGATAGCTAATTTGGCACAAATTGTAGATTTGGTAGCAGCTTTAGGTGACCAGGTAGCGAATCAAATTATTGACGATGCAGTACAAGAATTGGTAAAAGCGACTTCTACTGTAATCGAGGCAATTTTTAATCCTGACTCAATTTTGGAAGTAGTGACAACCGGGAGTGTGTGGAAGAGTCGATGTAAGATGCATGAGAGATTTTCAGCGTCTCTTGTTGAGAAGTTTCCTAGAGTAAAAGTGATTTTTCCCAGGTATGAACCTACCTATGGTGCTGGTTTATTGGCTTTGAAGAAGTTAACTGATAACTGTTGA